In Mangifera indica cultivar Alphonso chromosome 1, CATAS_Mindica_2.1, whole genome shotgun sequence, a single genomic region encodes these proteins:
- the LOC123229959 gene encoding protein NTM1-like 9 isoform X2 → MREISLHSLPLGLRFRPTDEEVFNYYLMHKISGHHEQVEFIREIDICKYEPWDLPALSTIKTIDLQWFFFCPQGWNRATNTGYWSETGGDQKIESGNKLIGMKKTLVYHFGRAPQGRRSSRWWMYEYRATSKHLDGTLPGQSPFVLCRLFRKEDEIYYLMPKDLKMQTLVEVSTFNSFQFQIYSSRKAGRFAPNFTPGKVGVPSH, encoded by the exons atgagagaaatatcaCTTCATTCACTTCCATTAGGCCTCAGATTCAGACCCACTGATGAAGAAGTTTTCAATTATTACCTTATGCATAAGATCAGTGGCCATCACGAACAAGTTGAATTCATTAGGGAGATTgatatttgtaaatatgagCCGTGGGATTTGCCTG CTTTATCAACGATTAAGACGATTGATCTACAGTGGTTCTTCTTTTGCCCGCAAGGATGGAACAGAGCAACGAATACTGGGTATTGGAGCGAAACTGGGGGAGATCAGAAAATTGAGTCTGGAAATAAGTTAATTGGGATGAAGAAAACTCTTGTGTATCATTTTGGGCGAGCACCACAGGGTAGGAGGAGTAGCCGTTGGTGGATGTACGAGTATCGCGCAACTTCGAAACATCTTGATGGCACTTTACCAGGACag AGTCCTTTTGTGCTTTGTCGTCTGTTTAGAAAAGAAGATGAGATTTATTATTTGATGCCTAAAGATCTGAAAATGCAGACTCTTGTTGAGGTATCAACATTCAActcatttcaatttcaaatttattcaagCAGGAAAG CTGGGCGATTTGCTCCAAATTTCACACCCGGTAAGGTGGGAGTGCCCAGCCATTGA
- the LOC123229959 gene encoding protein NTM1-like 9 isoform X1, protein MREISLHSLPLGLRFRPTDEEVFNYYLMHKISGHHEQVEFIREIDICKYEPWDLPALSTIKTIDLQWFFFCPQGWNRATNTGYWSETGGDQKIESGNKLIGMKKTLVYHFGRAPQGRRSSRWWMYEYRATSKHLDGTLPGQSPFVLCRLFRKEDEIYYLMPKDLKMQTLVELGDLLQISHPVRWECPAIDGHGEGVKASRGHRSLAVLLRVAAVIVVFSLLGYLSLKLNYISAY, encoded by the exons atgagagaaatatcaCTTCATTCACTTCCATTAGGCCTCAGATTCAGACCCACTGATGAAGAAGTTTTCAATTATTACCTTATGCATAAGATCAGTGGCCATCACGAACAAGTTGAATTCATTAGGGAGATTgatatttgtaaatatgagCCGTGGGATTTGCCTG CTTTATCAACGATTAAGACGATTGATCTACAGTGGTTCTTCTTTTGCCCGCAAGGATGGAACAGAGCAACGAATACTGGGTATTGGAGCGAAACTGGGGGAGATCAGAAAATTGAGTCTGGAAATAAGTTAATTGGGATGAAGAAAACTCTTGTGTATCATTTTGGGCGAGCACCACAGGGTAGGAGGAGTAGCCGTTGGTGGATGTACGAGTATCGCGCAACTTCGAAACATCTTGATGGCACTTTACCAGGACag AGTCCTTTTGTGCTTTGTCGTCTGTTTAGAAAAGAAGATGAGATTTATTATTTGATGCCTAAAGATCTGAAAATGCAGACTCTTGTTGAG CTGGGCGATTTGCTCCAAATTTCACACCCGGTAAGGTGGGAGTGCCCAGCCATTGATGGACATGGAGAG GGAGTAAAAGCTTCTCGAGGCCATCGGTCACTTGCAGTTTTGCTTAGGGTAGCTGCTGTTATAGTTGTGTTCTCACTCTTGGGATATCTTagtcttaaattaaattatatttctgCTTATTGA